Within the Desulfovermiculus halophilus DSM 18834 genome, the region ATCCACCATCATTACAAGCAACCTTGATTTCCAGGAATGGGACCGGGCCTTTGAAAACAAGCTTTTGGGATCAGCTACCATCGATAGACTCCGGCATGATGCCTACCTGGTCTATTTGGATGGGCCCAGCTACAGGAAACCAAAGCCAAACCAAGCTCTCAAAAAAGAGGTGGAAAAAAGCCAAAAATCAGCCTAAAAAATGGGGGGTTCGCAACCTCAAGATGGCCACTTAAAACTGGCCCCATTAGGGCGATCATAGGGTGGCCCGATTAGCCGATCATGGGTGGCTCCATTGGGGTGGTCAATGACAGCCTGGTTTTGCCCGCAGACATCCTTTTGCTGTCAAGCTGCTCACCTTCCAATCGTTCCAGCGCTTCATAAATCTTACCCATTGATAATGCTCCGCATGGTTTCAAATTATACCTTCATTTTCACGCATGAAGGAAGCTGGCGTCAGCCATGTCCGTAAGCTTTTAGCCCCATTTCCAAGGTCCCCTGGATACCCATCTCCAGCATTACTTTTGGGATGCAAAAGGCAGACTGACCACAACTTCAGTCTCAAGATACGTTTCAACTTCCTCCGGAGAGTAAAACCCGGGATCAAGCACTTCCC harbors:
- a CDS encoding ATP-binding protein produces the protein STIITSNLDFQEWDRAFENKLLGSATIDRLRHDAYLVYLDGPSYRKPKPNQALKKEVEKSQKSA